The following DNA comes from Triticum aestivum cultivar Chinese Spring chromosome 3D, IWGSC CS RefSeq v2.1, whole genome shotgun sequence.
GGCCATCTCATCTGCTGCTACCGTGGAGATTGTCTTGTTGTCGATGTGTTCACCGGGGCCATGGTTTCGCCTCCACGTCTCCCTTTCAGCAACAGCTACTATGGTGGCACTCTCACTGCTCCACTTACATCTCCCAACTCACATCTCCTTGTAAGCACTCAATCCTCCCTGTTTGATTGGCCCGTTGGAAGTGACTCTTGGCAGGAACTCCAACTTCCTCATGGATGGATATTTCAGATCGTGCAGTTCAACGGTCAGTTCATCGCCATGGACCACGATATGGGGATCTATACTTTGCGGTTGGCCCCTCGGTTAGGCCTGCGGGAGATATCAATCGAGTGGTGCAGCGAGATAGAGCCAGAATCTTTTGTGCAGGCATGGCTTGTGGTCTGTGGAGACAATCTCCTCATAGTCGACCACTTTGTGCACCTATCGTCCGAAGATCCTGTGTGCCACCGCCTCGACATGTCGACCGAGCCCGCGAAGTGGGTGAAGGTGAAGACGTTGGACAACTGGGCGATCTTCGTCGGGGGAGATGAGCGGAGCCCTCCGTTTGCTTGCGTGCGCCCGGAGCGGTGGGGAGGGACGAGCAACAACTTGTACTACGCCCATCACTCCCAGCCTTGGAGCGTGCACTAGCTGCGCGGCCATGTGGACCTTGCTCCAACCAGCCATCCCAACTTCAACTGGCGTAAGAGGTTTGTGCCCACAGCGATGGCCATGTGGGTGTACCCGAGCATGTTCTACTCCGATGGCCGGTGATTGTGGTGGCACACATCACTATATTTATTTATCTTGCTGCTCTAGaagttctttttcttttcttatttaagTGCCGAACTGCCAATGCTAGGCAGTGGCAATGGCAAGTTATTGAATTTATTTTGTTTATTCTTCTAGGCAGAGCATCAGCAATCAGACTTGGACATTTTTGCACtaatttcattttcttttgttGGCTTGTAATAAGAGACACGCTTGCCATGTGAACGCATCAGCTGTCTAGAAAGCAAGGTTGTTTTTCTTCAGTAAGTACTTTGTGTTCTTGTACTGATAGGGACATATGCAGTGGGTTCAGAGTTCTCTGTGCTCTCTAGGCTCCCATGTGGAGTAGCATCATAGATTAAAATCGCCCGCTATTTGGCCGCGATCTCCCGGTAATCGCGGCTGAGAAATCTTCCCGCGATTTTCCAGTAGTACAAATCGCGGGAGATAATGCCGCTATCGCCCGAGATCGCTCCATTCCTTTGTTAGCCACCGCGGGGAAATTCTCTGCCGCTAAACGTTTTGCCCGCGATTTTAATCTGTGAGTATCATCCATCAAAACAAGTGTGTGTTCATCAATAGGAATGATTTTCATGAAAAGCGAGTACTAGTACATGGGCTGATAGCTGGGCAGGTACTTGCATTGACTGAAGAAGTTCATACTGAGAATATTAACCAAATATTTAAAAACACTTTACACAAAACAAGTGAAAAAATATTAACCAAATATTATAaagtgttaaatgtgtatagaaaatatgTTTCAGATGTATATAAAAAATCTATAAACAAACATATATGTTCAGTatgaaaaaagttgatcatgtatttgaatttttttaatcagaatttaaaaaatgttaaatgtgtatagaaatgtTTGTCATGTATAAAAAAAACAATGCGTATGAAAACAATGTtgatcatgcatttttaaaatgtgAAAAGTGTGTCAAAATATATTCCTGATGTGTATCAGACAAATATTCCTGTTGTATAAAAAATGTACAAAGTACATTAAATAAAGTAGACACAGAAACATATATTTTCACAATTTTAATTATGTATTTGAAAAAACTTAAAAAAATCATATAGAAATGTTCGTGATGACTACGGAAAAAATGTATGTCTTGTGTGAAAAATGTTTGTtgtctttaaaaaatgttcattgtttacttaaaaaatattgaccatgtattcaaaaaatgttaatcctGTAACTGAAAAATGTTAAACACATATTAAAAAGATGTTTTAGATCTGGACACGAAAAATTTAATGTCTATTCAGAAAACTAGACATAAAAAATATAAGTTTCGAAAAATCTTAATCATCTACTTGAAAATGTTAAACGTGTGTATAAAATATGTGcctgatgtatatgaaaaatgtttaatgtgtactatttttttgcatgtgtaaaaaatAAACCTATGAAAATCAACATAGAAACAAAGTAAAATGTAAAACCAATAATGAAAGGCGGGtgataggcgccggtgcgccggtgGAAACTTTCGGCCGGTCCGTTTTAAACCCTTATATTAATGTGCTGATGGCCGTCAGATAATCATAGC
Coding sequences within:
- the LOC123075679 gene encoding uncharacterized protein: MQSPSKMSVVSTSISPVVSGLQGWADLPDGPLYSIVALLGSSIDILAFAATCHSWRAAFSSYRSASNLCTLIPPLLIRPAGPNQGSSLPSIFSEKCSSVPENSRYMLRIRKVIDVASNNSAIRCQIPQETFENMHFAGSSHGHLICCYRGDCLVVDVFTGAMVSPPRLPFSNSYYGGTLTAPLTSPNSHLLVSTQSSLFDWPVGSDSWQELQLPHGWIFQIVQFNGQFIAMDHDMGIYTLRLAPRLGLREISIEWCSEIEPESFVQAWLVVCGDNLLIVDHFVHLSSEDPVCHRLDMSTEPAKWVKVKTLDNWAIFVGGDERSPPFACVRPERWGGTSNNLYYAHHSQPWSVH